In Aquiflexum balticum DSM 16537, a single genomic region encodes these proteins:
- a CDS encoding STAS domain-containing protein translates to MLKIEKNVENDHSILSLNGEIDASNSVDLDQVIKEIIQGGAKNILVDCSGLEYISSAGLGVFMSYLEEFHEKNIRFVIFGLQEKVFQVFNILGLDQLMTIKPNKQEALEEIV, encoded by the coding sequence ATGTTAAAAATAGAAAAGAACGTTGAGAATGACCACTCTATCCTTAGTTTGAACGGGGAAATTGATGCCAGTAATTCCGTAGATTTGGATCAGGTGATCAAAGAAATTATTCAGGGCGGTGCCAAAAATATTTTGGTGGATTGTTCAGGTCTGGAATATATTTCCTCAGCAGGGCTCGGTGTATTTATGTCATATCTGGAAGAATTTCATGAGAAAAATATCAGGTTTGTGATTTTTGGATTACAGGAGAAAGTATTTCAGGTTTTCAATATTTTGGGATTGGATCAGCTCATGACTATCAAGCCCAATAAACAAGAGGCTTTGGAGGAAATAGTATGA
- a CDS encoding ATP-binding protein: MTHKLKLYCDTNRLAELRTFLDAILQKTSLSEIEQHQVILAVEEVCSNLIIHSHDCNPIEFIDLEVSLEETLLKFEIRDFGAGFNILEYQEPEISHVVKTKRKGGLGIILVKRIMDKIEFETKNNVNICRLYKNLKSK; the protein is encoded by the coding sequence ATGACTCATAAATTGAAGCTATATTGCGATACCAACAGATTGGCGGAGCTGAGGACTTTTCTTGACGCTATCCTTCAAAAAACCAGCCTTTCCGAAATTGAACAACATCAGGTAATCCTGGCTGTGGAGGAAGTTTGCTCTAATCTGATCATCCATTCCCACGATTGCAATCCGATTGAATTCATTGATTTGGAAGTCTCCCTTGAGGAAACGCTCTTGAAATTTGAAATCCGGGATTTTGGGGCGGGATTCAATATCCTTGAATATCAGGAACCTGAAATTTCCCACGTCGTCAAAACCAAAAGAAAAGGCGGACTTGGAATAATTCTGGTCAAAAGGATTATGGACAAAATAGAATTTGAAACAAAAAACAACGTCAATATCTGCAGATTATACAAAAATCTGAAATCCAAATAA
- a CDS encoding peptidylprolyl isomerase gives MMNSNHLKLLLLVLVFSCSPKSTIKTPDQIPDARLPLLVIGDEEIFGDEFFYMLKKNREFKNPENKISPEEFDENLQLFVNYKLKVKEAESMGLDQTDEFLKEYEMFKDDLTQPFLIKNSLQEGELMKAYNRMKEVIRASHILLQFPPNASQADTISVLRMAQKLKADAEQGADFNELAFEHSDDPSAKNNKGSLGYFTALQMVSPFEDAAYGLQVGEISEPVLTNFGYHIIRLEDKKPNPGEIRVSHILIRSQENEPVSEERALRMVREIYAELQKPEREWEEICQMYSEDPATKNTGGNLPWIGLGSVIPEFERAAFSLTEEGEISPPVKTPYGYHIIRLEEKKPLGSYEEMEQMIKSRVLRDSRSTLIQSQVVAIQKSRYGFEENERNVGEVETIFSQNPRSDVPKIIQEKNLTDSVLFSINTSPKNVGDFLEFINSGNEIVRGNPQNYFANWYDKYVEVSLLEAEIEDLTNNNQEYRLLIQEYRDGILLFSLMNDQVWQKAIEDSIGQVKYYEENVDKYQWNERANALIITIGKEESIPSVRRFLAGKKYQSNLADRLENTFLLDDPLAFTLTDGLFEINSHPILKAVDISKPNQELRLDNKTYFVVIGEILPPGPKKFEETRGKIIQDYQEHLDKALIAFLKEKYLIQINESEKQKIFDVTVDK, from the coding sequence ATGATGAATTCAAATCACCTTAAGCTTTTATTATTGGTTTTGGTCTTTTCATGTAGTCCTAAATCTACTATCAAAACACCGGACCAAATACCCGATGCAAGGCTACCGCTCCTAGTTATTGGAGATGAGGAAATCTTTGGTGATGAATTCTTTTATATGCTCAAGAAAAACAGGGAATTCAAAAACCCTGAAAACAAAATCAGTCCCGAGGAATTTGATGAGAATCTTCAACTTTTTGTCAATTATAAACTCAAAGTCAAAGAAGCCGAATCCATGGGTCTGGATCAAACGGATGAGTTTTTGAAAGAGTATGAGATGTTCAAAGATGATCTCACACAACCATTTTTAATCAAAAACTCACTTCAGGAAGGAGAACTGATGAAAGCTTACAACAGGATGAAAGAGGTCATCCGGGCCAGTCATATTCTTTTACAATTTCCCCCAAATGCCAGTCAGGCAGATACGATTTCTGTATTGAGAATGGCACAAAAATTAAAAGCCGATGCTGAACAAGGTGCCGACTTCAATGAACTGGCGTTTGAACATTCTGACGATCCTTCCGCAAAAAACAATAAAGGAAGCTTGGGTTATTTTACTGCACTTCAGATGGTATCTCCTTTTGAGGATGCCGCCTATGGATTGCAAGTGGGAGAGATTTCAGAGCCGGTTTTGACCAATTTTGGCTACCACATTATCAGACTGGAAGATAAAAAACCCAATCCCGGTGAAATCCGCGTATCCCATATCCTTATTAGAAGTCAGGAAAATGAACCTGTTTCTGAAGAAAGGGCTTTGAGAATGGTCCGGGAAATATATGCTGAGCTTCAAAAACCTGAAAGGGAATGGGAGGAAATCTGTCAAATGTATTCCGAAGATCCTGCAACCAAGAATACAGGGGGAAATTTACCTTGGATTGGCCTCGGTTCGGTTATTCCGGAATTTGAAAGAGCCGCATTTTCACTCACTGAGGAAGGAGAAATCTCTCCTCCTGTCAAAACCCCTTATGGCTATCATATCATCCGGTTGGAAGAAAAAAAACCTCTTGGAAGCTACGAAGAAATGGAGCAAATGATCAAATCCAGGGTTCTAAGAGATAGTAGGTCGACACTGATACAATCCCAAGTAGTAGCTATCCAAAAATCCAGATACGGATTTGAAGAAAATGAAAGAAATGTCGGAGAAGTCGAAACTATTTTTTCCCAAAACCCAAGATCTGATGTCCCAAAGATAATTCAGGAAAAAAATCTTACCGACTCTGTATTGTTCAGCATCAACACCTCCCCCAAAAATGTGGGAGATTTTCTTGAGTTTATAAATTCAGGAAATGAGATCGTCCGAGGTAATCCGCAGAATTATTTTGCCAATTGGTACGATAAATATGTAGAAGTCAGCCTTCTTGAAGCCGAAATTGAAGACCTTACCAATAACAATCAGGAGTATAGGTTATTGATTCAGGAATACAGAGACGGTATTTTGCTATTCTCTCTGATGAATGACCAGGTCTGGCAAAAGGCAATAGAAGATAGTATTGGTCAGGTAAAGTATTATGAGGAAAATGTAGACAAATACCAATGGAATGAGCGTGCAAATGCCCTTATCATTACCATTGGCAAAGAAGAAAGCATTCCTTCCGTAAGAAGATTCCTTGCAGGTAAAAAATATCAATCAAATCTGGCTGACCGATTGGAAAATACGTTCTTATTGGATGATCCTTTGGCATTTACACTGACTGATGGCCTTTTTGAAATAAATTCCCATCCCATATTGAAAGCTGTCGATATTTCCAAACCAAACCAGGAACTAAGATTGGACAACAAAACTTATTTTGTGGTGATTGGAGAAATACTTCCTCCCGGACCCAAAAAATTTGAAGAAACACGAGGTAAAATAATTCAGGATTACCAGGAACACCTGGATAAAGCACTTATAGCTTTTCTTAAAGAAAAATACTTAATCCAAATCAATGAAAGTGAGAAACAGAAAATATTCGATGTTACGGTCGATAAATAA
- a CDS encoding peptidylprolyl isomerase encodes MLRSINNWLFLFLLAGISSCDLFKFKSSEDQEDDPILASVGNQNLRKSELSFITGGSNSSEDSANIAASYLQSWVRKQLMIKEAGKSMTFDEGEINRKLLDYKYALMVYEFEKKYVEDNLSNEISQDEIEEYYQANQSNFSLKEIIVKTNFLKMEKEASAQNRNMERLLKSNKKSDIDNLKELASKQASNYFLEDSTWVKFEDIIINTPLSNHPNKVQLLKNNSLIVTEDERYRYYFKILEYKLQDQIPPREFVQDEITKILLNKKRIELVDKLNKEIYARALENNEFIIYE; translated from the coding sequence ATGTTACGGTCGATAAATAATTGGCTGTTTCTATTCTTACTGGCCGGAATTTCATCCTGTGATTTATTTAAGTTCAAATCATCAGAAGATCAGGAAGATGATCCCATATTGGCATCTGTTGGGAACCAAAACCTGCGAAAATCAGAACTAAGTTTTATTACAGGAGGAAGCAACAGTTCCGAAGACAGTGCAAACATAGCTGCAAGCTATCTTCAGTCCTGGGTCAGAAAACAACTTATGATCAAAGAAGCGGGAAAATCAATGACCTTTGATGAGGGAGAAATCAACAGAAAGCTTCTGGATTACAAATATGCCCTTATGGTATATGAATTCGAAAAAAAATATGTAGAGGATAACCTTTCCAATGAAATATCCCAAGACGAGATAGAGGAATACTATCAGGCCAATCAATCCAACTTCAGCCTCAAAGAAATTATTGTCAAAACAAATTTTCTGAAGATGGAAAAAGAGGCCTCGGCACAGAACAGAAACATGGAAAGGTTATTGAAATCCAACAAAAAATCAGATATCGATAACCTAAAGGAATTGGCCTCCAAACAGGCCTCCAACTATTTTCTGGAAGATTCCACTTGGGTCAAATTTGAAGACATCATCATCAATACCCCACTTTCCAATCATCCGAACAAAGTTCAGTTGCTGAAAAACAACAGCCTGATTGTAACCGAAGATGAAAGATATCGGTATTATTTTAAAATACTGGAATACAAATTGCAGGATCAGATACCTCCGAGAGAATTTGTACAAGATGAAATCACAAAGATCCTATTGAATAAAAAAAGGATAGAACTTGTGGACAAATTGAATAAAGAAATATACGCAAGAGCACTGGAAAATAATGAATTTATTATTTATGAATAG
- a CDS encoding peptidylprolyl isomerase yields MISATVGFSQTESDAETEKPSGQVLDKIVAKVNNYILLESDVQKAYMEALAQSQQGFEAPSRCDVFESLLINKLMVAKAEIDSVLVTDSEVLIQADQRFNMVMQQFGGDENMLLEVYGKSSDQLKKEIEEMLKEQLIVQKMQGKITEGLTVSPAEVRKFYSSIPRDSLPFFSAEVMVGQIVKKPEVNRATKDSLANQLSIFKEMINDGSSDFQTLATKYSQDPGSAIQGGELGFFRRGELAPEYEATALGLKLGEISDPVETMFGFHMIQLLERRGNTFNTRHILLRPEPTENDIRIAERFLDSLRTLIVDEKIDFAKAAKDNSDDRATSDNGGFFTDPATGSNRLTLRTLEDPILYFTLDSMEVGNVTKPLRFENEREGTQVRILYYKEKFPAHRANLDDDYEKLKAATKRKKEEGLLGRWFVTAKEDVYIDLDPFYDRCDALKDR; encoded by the coding sequence ATGATTTCGGCCACTGTAGGATTTTCACAAACCGAATCAGATGCTGAAACCGAAAAACCTTCAGGTCAGGTGTTGGACAAAATCGTTGCCAAGGTAAACAACTATATCTTACTCGAATCTGATGTTCAAAAGGCTTACATGGAGGCTTTGGCACAATCCCAACAGGGATTTGAAGCACCTTCAAGGTGTGATGTATTTGAATCACTCCTGATCAACAAACTGATGGTAGCCAAAGCAGAGATCGATTCGGTCCTGGTCACAGATTCAGAAGTATTGATTCAGGCAGACCAGAGGTTCAACATGGTCATGCAGCAATTCGGCGGTGATGAAAACATGTTATTGGAAGTTTATGGAAAATCCTCTGACCAACTGAAAAAAGAAATAGAAGAAATGCTCAAGGAGCAGTTGATCGTACAAAAAATGCAAGGCAAAATCACGGAGGGATTAACAGTTTCTCCTGCTGAAGTTAGAAAGTTTTATTCTTCCATACCCAGAGATTCACTTCCGTTTTTCTCAGCCGAGGTGATGGTAGGACAAATAGTCAAGAAACCAGAAGTAAACCGCGCCACAAAAGACAGTTTAGCCAATCAGCTTTCAATTTTCAAGGAGATGATCAATGACGGCTCTTCTGATTTTCAGACCCTTGCGACCAAATATTCCCAAGATCCGGGTTCAGCGATTCAAGGTGGAGAATTGGGATTTTTCCGAAGAGGAGAACTGGCGCCTGAATATGAAGCTACTGCTCTTGGACTGAAGCTGGGAGAAATAAGCGATCCAGTTGAAACTATGTTCGGATTTCACATGATCCAGCTTTTGGAAAGAAGGGGAAACACCTTTAATACCCGTCATATTCTTTTAAGACCCGAACCAACAGAAAATGACATCAGAATCGCTGAAAGATTCCTGGACAGTCTCAGGACACTTATCGTGGACGAAAAAATTGACTTCGCCAAAGCCGCTAAAGATAATTCTGATGACCGAGCGACCTCTGATAATGGCGGCTTTTTTACTGACCCTGCTACAGGTTCCAATAGACTTACTTTAAGAACCTTGGAGGATCCCATTTTATATTTCACTCTTGACAGTATGGAAGTGGGCAACGTAACCAAACCGTTGAGGTTTGAAAATGAAAGGGAAGGAACTCAGGTTCGGATTTTATATTACAAAGAAAAATTTCCTGCCCATCGTGCTAACTTGGATGATGACTATGAGAAACTAAAAGCAGCAACTAAGAGAAAAAAAGAGGAAGGTCTTTTGGGAAGATGGTTTGTTACAGCCAAAGAGGATGTTTATATTGACCTAGACCCATTTTACGACCGATGTGATGCTCTCAAAGACCGTTAA
- a CDS encoding cystathionine gamma-synthase family protein has product MLERYFQPESLMMTHGYKPELSEGAIKCPIFQTSTFVFKNAEEGKAFFQVAYGKREKEPNEELGLIYSRLNNPDLQILEERLCLWDKADECAVFESGMSAISTVMLEFLRPGDMMLYSMPVYGGTDHFINKVLPQYNIQGVGFTSDQTTEEILDHIQSLGLSDKVKMVYVETPANPTNALFDLSVCRIVADRLSYGEKEVVVCVDNTYMGPLWQNPLQLGVDLVVYSATKYIGGHSDLIAGAVLGKTKYMKRVRTLRTFLGNMAGPWTGWLLMRSLETLKVRMTQQAKNALEVADFLKNHPKVEKVYYLGHLQEGDPQYIIFKKQHTCAGAMLSFDIKGGEKEAFLFLNNLKLIKLAVSLGSTESLAEHPATMTHLDVSEEDRKRLGISERLVRLSIGVEHYSDIIWDISQALDKV; this is encoded by the coding sequence ATGTTAGAGAGATATTTCCAGCCTGAAAGTTTGATGATGACCCATGGCTACAAGCCAGAATTGTCAGAAGGGGCTATTAAATGCCCAATATTCCAGACCAGTACTTTTGTCTTTAAAAATGCCGAAGAAGGGAAGGCTTTTTTCCAGGTGGCTTATGGAAAAAGAGAAAAAGAACCAAACGAGGAACTGGGGTTGATTTACAGTAGACTGAACAACCCGGATTTACAGATTCTGGAAGAAAGGCTCTGCTTATGGGATAAGGCAGACGAGTGTGCAGTTTTTGAAAGTGGGATGTCTGCCATCTCAACGGTTATGTTGGAGTTTTTGAGACCGGGAGACATGATGCTGTACAGCATGCCGGTATATGGCGGAACAGATCATTTTATCAACAAGGTTTTGCCACAATACAATATTCAAGGTGTAGGCTTTACAAGTGACCAAACCACTGAAGAAATTCTCGATCATATTCAATCCCTTGGCTTATCTGATAAGGTGAAAATGGTCTATGTCGAAACTCCTGCCAATCCTACCAATGCGCTTTTTGATCTTTCTGTCTGCAGGATTGTAGCTGATCGGCTTTCCTATGGAGAAAAGGAAGTGGTGGTATGTGTCGATAATACTTACATGGGTCCGCTATGGCAAAATCCATTGCAGCTGGGAGTCGATTTGGTGGTGTATTCGGCTACAAAATACATTGGCGGACACTCTGACCTAATAGCTGGCGCTGTACTGGGAAAAACAAAATATATGAAAAGGGTGAGGACTTTAAGGACTTTTTTGGGAAATATGGCAGGTCCTTGGACAGGTTGGCTGCTGATGCGAAGTTTGGAGACTTTGAAGGTCAGGATGACCCAACAGGCCAAAAATGCATTGGAGGTGGCGGATTTTCTGAAAAACCACCCCAAGGTAGAAAAGGTGTACTATCTTGGTCATTTACAGGAAGGAGATCCCCAATATATCATTTTCAAAAAACAACATACCTGTGCCGGGGCAATGCTTTCATTTGATATTAAGGGTGGTGAAAAAGAAGCCTTTCTGTTCCTGAACAATCTCAAGCTGATCAAGTTGGCTGTTTCATTGGGAAGTACGGAATCACTTGCAGAGCATCCCGCTACCATGACGCATTTGGATGTTTCTGAAGAAGACAGAAAAAGACTTGGGATCAGTGAAAGGTTAGTCCGACTATCTATTGGTGTAGAGCATTATTCTGATATAATATGGGATATCAGTCAGGCTTTGGATAAGGTCTAA
- a CDS encoding YCF48-related protein has protein sequence MMKRLIPILIFILISSISYSQTWRRVGGWGNQLTEVTWASDETGFIAGDQVILKTIDGGLSWTEQKAPSKNKMWGMAFFNENLGTIVGEGGAVFWTTDGGQNWQLTNAGTAETLRSVWFLTESRVYAVGDNGQVFRSSNGGQSWARQSVGTAAHLNSLYFVNQDTGYIATAQGQVIRTFNGGNNWNIQNTGQNNSLNGIHFTSGQTGFAVGQQGTIVKTTDAGSTWTLLNSGTERNLNTLSFNRTNPNIGVILGENATILRTVNAGTTIDGININNTQNYLSVSFRRASNMVFAVGEDGFVIFSNNSGGSWGVRLSGRDKDYTGTQFRTANLGYIIGVEGLVLSTSNGGNSLVDRSRPLSVTFNDLAFTTNAFGYIAGDEGILLRTTNSGGNWTSLTPGTTESINGLYFFNNTTGYIVGDNGFISRTVDSGVTWTAISLNSPNNTLIDLNFFDTSTGILIGNGGFMARTEDGENWQAVNSTTTENLKGIKILDEQTAVVIGNAGTILKSTDRGKTWVKINAGISQDLNALDFLDESVGFVTGQGGLIMVTRDGGDSWTPMPTGTFQDFTGISFGDLSSGFAVGEKGSLFNYSCQVPEEATVIFGENNICLSQQVYTVQNNEGPDVEFEWRVDGGTILEGQGTNRIEVRWDIPGRNAVLVRGKNNCGNGKTKGLEVLVSTQPQAITNIEGEGVGCLNNFMEYSVNEIPGTIFVWEVTGGLITAGQGTPNVTVQWTSLGQQQLKITPNNPCGQGTTYTKPIQVLTPPEKPSEITGPDTVGLTEEEYEVTNVANVNFQWTISGNAGKVISGQGTNKVRVQWEKEGDFILTVTPMNSCNSGSSSTLAVNINLITSINREISSEEIGVYPNPSFGMVTVSFKGINRVNAVKITDAMGNEIRHIVPSMGVDTIEFQGLPKGLYIVNIRSREREYNRKLLVR, from the coding sequence ATGATGAAGCGCTTAATACCCATTCTTATTTTTATTTTAATCAGTAGCATTTCTTACTCTCAAACCTGGAGAAGGGTTGGTGGTTGGGGTAATCAGCTTACTGAAGTGACTTGGGCAAGTGATGAAACGGGCTTTATTGCCGGTGATCAGGTGATTTTAAAAACCATAGACGGCGGTCTTAGTTGGACAGAACAAAAAGCTCCCTCAAAGAACAAAATGTGGGGAATGGCATTCTTTAATGAGAATTTGGGGACTATTGTAGGTGAAGGGGGTGCAGTGTTTTGGACTACTGATGGAGGCCAAAACTGGCAACTCACCAATGCGGGCACAGCAGAAACCCTGAGAAGTGTTTGGTTTCTGACAGAAAGCAGGGTTTATGCTGTCGGGGATAATGGTCAGGTATTCCGTTCCTCCAACGGAGGCCAATCTTGGGCCAGACAATCCGTAGGGACTGCTGCCCACCTGAACAGTCTTTATTTTGTCAATCAGGATACAGGTTATATTGCCACCGCCCAAGGTCAGGTTATCAGGACTTTTAACGGGGGCAACAATTGGAATATTCAAAATACCGGTCAGAACAACAGTCTTAACGGCATTCACTTTACCTCCGGTCAAACCGGATTCGCAGTAGGGCAGCAGGGAACAATCGTCAAAACGACAGACGCAGGTTCCACATGGACTCTTTTGAACAGCGGTACTGAAAGAAATCTCAATACCCTGTCTTTCAATAGAACCAATCCCAACATTGGGGTGATATTGGGGGAAAATGCTACTATATTAAGAACGGTTAATGCCGGTACCACCATAGATGGTATCAATATCAACAATACACAGAATTACCTTTCGGTAAGTTTTAGAAGAGCTTCCAATATGGTATTTGCCGTAGGCGAAGACGGCTTTGTGATTTTCTCAAATAATTCTGGCGGAAGCTGGGGTGTGCGGCTTTCCGGAAGAGATAAGGATTATACGGGAACACAGTTCAGAACTGCCAATCTTGGCTATATCATCGGCGTTGAAGGTTTGGTGCTATCTACTTCCAATGGTGGAAATTCCCTCGTGGACCGTTCCAGACCTTTATCTGTGACTTTCAATGACCTTGCATTTACAACAAATGCTTTCGGCTATATCGCCGGTGATGAGGGGATATTATTAAGGACAACCAATTCCGGCGGGAATTGGACCTCCCTGACTCCGGGTACAACTGAATCCATCAATGGGTTATATTTTTTCAATAATACCACAGGCTATATTGTAGGTGACAATGGGTTTATTTCACGTACAGTAGATTCAGGGGTGACTTGGACAGCAATTTCCCTAAACAGTCCCAACAATACTTTGATCGACTTGAATTTTTTTGATACCTCAACAGGGATTCTGATTGGCAACGGTGGTTTTATGGCAAGGACGGAAGACGGGGAAAATTGGCAAGCCGTTAACTCAACCACAACGGAAAATCTGAAAGGAATAAAAATTTTGGATGAGCAAACAGCAGTTGTCATCGGAAATGCCGGAACTATCCTCAAGTCTACAGATAGGGGTAAGACATGGGTCAAGATCAATGCAGGAATAAGTCAGGATCTAAATGCCCTGGATTTTCTGGATGAATCGGTGGGTTTCGTAACAGGCCAAGGAGGTCTGATTATGGTGACAAGAGATGGGGGAGATAGCTGGACCCCAATGCCTACTGGAACCTTTCAGGATTTTACAGGCATAAGCTTTGGGGACTTAAGCAGTGGGTTCGCAGTAGGTGAAAAGGGCTCTTTGTTCAATTACAGCTGCCAGGTTCCGGAAGAAGCAACGGTGATTTTTGGTGAAAACAATATCTGTTTATCCCAACAGGTCTATACTGTTCAGAATAATGAGGGACCTGATGTAGAATTCGAATGGAGGGTGGATGGAGGTACCATCCTGGAAGGACAGGGAACTAACCGCATAGAAGTCCGATGGGATATACCTGGTAGAAATGCTGTTTTGGTGAGAGGAAAAAACAACTGCGGAAATGGTAAAACCAAGGGATTGGAAGTTCTTGTTTCTACCCAACCCCAAGCAATTACCAATATTGAAGGAGAAGGCGTTGGCTGTCTGAATAATTTTATGGAATATTCAGTCAATGAAATTCCCGGGACAATTTTTGTATGGGAAGTGACAGGTGGATTGATTACTGCAGGTCAGGGAACCCCTAATGTGACTGTTCAGTGGACTTCATTGGGTCAGCAACAATTGAAAATCACGCCAAATAATCCCTGCGGACAGGGGACTACATATACTAAACCCATTCAGGTATTGACACCGCCGGAAAAACCATCGGAAATAACCGGCCCTGATACTGTAGGCCTGACTGAAGAGGAATATGAAGTCACTAATGTGGCCAATGTCAATTTTCAGTGGACTATAAGTGGAAATGCAGGAAAAGTAATCAGTGGTCAGGGAACCAATAAAGTAAGGGTTCAGTGGGAAAAAGAAGGGGATTTTATACTTACAGTTACTCCTATGAACAGTTGTAATTCCGGAAGTTCGAGCACCCTTGCAGTCAATATCAATCTGATTACAAGCATCAACAGGGAGATAAGCTCAGAGGAAATCGGGGTTTATCCAAACCCATCTTTCGGAATGGTCACGGTGTCTTTCAAAGGAATCAACAGAGTGAATGCTGTAAAAATCACAGATGCCATGGGAAATGAAATCCGTCATATTGTTCCTTCTATGGGTGTTGATACCATAGAATTCCAAGGACTTCCCAAAGGATTATATATTGTCAATATAAGAAGTAGGGAAAGAGAATATAACAGAAAGTTGTTGGTAAGGTAA
- a CDS encoding Tll0287-like domain-containing protein yields the protein MKNLFQFILISGLLISCNSKERVSKEVFDEVNKSMEVKKLSEADIIQAAMVWGEEISGEAQKQLITALQEAIANDGVPAAIQFCQVNALPILQEVSEKYQVEIRRVSNDYRNPADKPLDYEEGILDTYVYNKENNLPNEPNIQKIEGGEVLLFTKAIMIPNALCLNCHGQPDKEISPETQKVLKELYPDDKATGHQIGDLRGMWSIRLPKKEVVKNM from the coding sequence ATGAAAAATTTATTTCAATTCATTTTGATATCAGGGCTTTTAATCTCCTGTAACTCAAAAGAAAGAGTGAGCAAAGAAGTTTTTGATGAAGTGAACAAAAGCATGGAAGTCAAAAAACTCAGCGAAGCAGACATCATCCAAGCTGCTATGGTCTGGGGAGAAGAGATCAGTGGTGAAGCACAAAAGCAACTGATTACTGCCCTACAAGAAGCTATCGCCAATGACGGTGTCCCCGCAGCCATTCAATTCTGCCAGGTGAATGCCCTACCTATTCTCCAAGAAGTATCAGAAAAATACCAAGTTGAAATCCGAAGAGTATCCAATGATTACAGAAATCCTGCTGATAAACCCTTGGACTACGAGGAAGGAATACTGGATACCTACGTGTACAACAAGGAAAATAACCTTCCCAATGAACCCAATATTCAGAAAATTGAAGGGGGTGAAGTATTGCTGTTTACCAAAGCTATTATGATTCCCAATGCCCTCTGTCTCAACTGTCATGGCCAACCTGATAAGGAAATCAGTCCTGAAACCCAAAAAGTCCTCAAAGAACTCTACCCCGATGACAAGGCTACAGGCCATCAAATAGGGGATTTAAGAGGAATGTGGAGTATCCGGCTTCCCAAAAAAGAAGTCGTCAAAAATATGTGA
- a CDS encoding formylglycine-generating enzyme family protein, whose protein sequence is MTSQHLKYGISFSLVFVSIFLAVSWIFIPQEAFEPYTQKIPDSPQSFGMTPIPGGKFMMGSSGGEEDERPVHQVEISPFWMGTHEITWDIFEMFLDKNYEEAISEKPLPGIVDGLTRPSIPYLDMTFGMGKENKPAIGMTQYGAIQFCKWLYLKTGVFYRLPTEAEWEYAAKAGSDSKYFFGDDESLLTDYAWFEKNSEGETHTIGLKKPNSWGLYDILGNVMEWTSDQYESNTYHSRTDAIQKDPKIPIQKLYPGAIRGGNYKSPALDLRSSKRFYSKADWKRIDPQIPKSQWWFPEAPFLGLRVVRPLHPPSESEIKAYYDRAPIADY, encoded by the coding sequence ATGACCTCTCAACATTTAAAATACGGGATTTCTTTTTCCCTAGTCTTTGTATCTATTTTTTTGGCAGTTTCATGGATATTTATTCCTCAGGAAGCCTTTGAGCCCTATACCCAGAAAATCCCCGATTCCCCACAAAGTTTTGGTATGACTCCCATTCCCGGGGGTAAATTCATGATGGGCAGTTCGGGTGGAGAAGAAGATGAAAGACCTGTTCATCAGGTGGAAATCTCCCCTTTTTGGATGGGAACACATGAAATCACCTGGGATATCTTCGAGATGTTTTTGGATAAGAATTACGAGGAAGCCATTTCTGAAAAACCACTACCGGGTATAGTGGACGGACTCACCCGACCAAGTATTCCTTATCTCGATATGACATTTGGGATGGGTAAGGAAAACAAACCCGCTATCGGTATGACCCAATATGGAGCGATCCAATTCTGCAAATGGCTATACCTGAAAACCGGTGTATTTTACAGACTTCCCACTGAAGCAGAATGGGAATATGCGGCAAAAGCCGGTTCGGACAGCAAGTATTTTTTTGGGGATGATGAAAGCCTGCTGACAGATTATGCCTGGTTTGAAAAAAACAGTGAAGGGGAAACCCATACTATCGGCCTCAAAAAACCAAATTCCTGGGGACTTTATGATATTCTGGGCAATGTCATGGAATGGACTTCTGACCAATACGAATCCAATACCTACCACAGCAGGACAGATGCTATTCAAAAAGATCCTAAAATACCCATTCAAAAACTCTATCCCGGAGCTATCCGGGGTGGAAATTATAAAAGCCCTGCTTTAGATCTCAGGAGTTCCAAAAGGTTCTATTCCAAAGCCGACTGGAAGCGGATTGATCCGCAAATACCCAAAAGCCAATGGTGGTTTCCGGAAGCTCCCTTCCTGGGATTAAGGGTGGTAAGACCCCTACATCCCCCAAGCGAGTCCGAAATCAAAGCCTATTATGACAGGGCGCCGATAGCGGATTATTGA